The following coding sequences are from one Leptospira mayottensis 200901116 window:
- the thrB gene encoding homoserine kinase — protein MPSIRQYSIRVPGTSANLGPGFDLFGLAFRVYNRFQFQFVPEREFKTSVKGMDALPFDPDEDLVLFSYQSYFKRFLPGVEPLPYSLLMDLELPIKGGLGSSASAAVAGVCAARFAHKNFYSRIPFPKENEFLFHLGQIEGHPDNTIPAYLGGFVFAYFNGNRLEYVKKKFPKKVRCFLIVPNLETSTHQSRKALPGSYSTEDVIFNMSRIATWMEFLDSGKISLLKLALEDRIHTPYRMHSGFELNSLLTEISKNLIGHSLSGSGPSVLLFSERNKAVRIEKILKEKIAEFVQKTHFDCQLLSLKVEEDGILESWKSIQVL, from the coding sequence ATGCCTTCGATTCGACAATATTCCATTCGGGTTCCAGGAACCTCGGCCAATTTAGGACCGGGTTTTGATCTTTTTGGTCTTGCGTTTCGAGTCTACAACCGATTTCAGTTTCAATTCGTTCCCGAAAGGGAATTCAAAACCTCTGTAAAAGGGATGGACGCTCTTCCTTTTGATCCCGATGAGGATCTTGTTCTATTTTCGTACCAATCCTATTTTAAAAGGTTTTTACCTGGTGTTGAACCGCTTCCGTATTCCTTACTTATGGATCTTGAACTTCCGATAAAAGGGGGGCTTGGTTCTAGCGCGAGTGCAGCTGTAGCTGGAGTTTGTGCCGCGAGATTCGCACATAAGAATTTTTATTCTAGGATTCCTTTCCCGAAGGAAAATGAATTTCTGTTTCATCTCGGTCAGATCGAAGGGCATCCGGATAATACGATCCCCGCTTATTTGGGTGGTTTTGTATTTGCCTATTTCAATGGAAACCGTTTGGAATATGTTAAAAAGAAATTTCCAAAGAAGGTACGTTGTTTTTTGATCGTACCGAATTTGGAGACTTCAACGCATCAATCTAGAAAAGCTCTCCCCGGTTCTTATTCCACCGAGGACGTGATTTTTAATATGAGCCGTATCGCTACATGGATGGAATTTTTGGATTCGGGTAAAATTTCTCTTTTGAAACTCGCTTTGGAAGATCGAATTCATACTCCGTATCGAATGCATTCCGGGTTTGAATTAAATTCTCTTTTGACCGAGATAAGTAAAAATTTAATCGGACATTCGCTTTCTGGAAGTGGTCCTTCCGTTCTTTTGTTTTCTGAGAGAAACAAAGCGGTTCGGATAGAAAAGATTCTTAAAGAAAAGATCGCCGAGTTCGTTCAAAAAACTCATTTCGATTGTCAGCTTCTTTCCTTAAAAGTGGAGGAGGATGGGATTTTAGAATCCTGGAAAAGTATTCAAGTTTTATAA
- a CDS encoding sodium:solute symporter, with protein sequence MHFSILDLIVLLLYIVLVLFSGWLTSRKKDKDSSSYFLAGREISWIALSFSIVATETSTLTFLNIPELSYSGNLTFLGLGLGFVLGRIIVAELFIPMYYKSGFISVYEWVGIRYGKISQKTVTFLFKLTRILGDGVRMYASAIPVAILLEGFLKQYSAMEIVTRNAEILSLLLISGITVLYTVQGGFRSVVWVDSIQFLIYVAGGIFTFFYLGNLLLERGLNVSDLIQNAFQTNKFKIFEWNDFSSAYFAPTAILGGILLTLGTHGVDQMFVQRVLACRSEPDAKKAMISSGIFAFFQFVLFLSIGILLYFYYEGSAIPKDKVFSKFIMEEVPSPITGFLLAAILASAMSTLSSSINSLSLTTKVDLGIDRFGSGTLSLFWGTILLLSSLFPLFLTTTGKTGLVELGLSIASYTVGPIIAIFLSGKIQSFSYMQNLKDSFASLSIGLTPILTLIFGKWTGFGFTLLVPFGIGTCFLLGFSLLQIQNRPAFQK encoded by the coding sequence ATGCACTTTTCAATTTTGGACCTAATCGTTCTGCTTTTGTACATAGTATTGGTTCTTTTTTCCGGATGGCTCACTTCCAGAAAAAAAGACAAAGATTCTTCTTCTTATTTTCTCGCAGGAAGAGAAATTTCCTGGATCGCGTTGAGTTTCTCGATCGTTGCCACAGAAACTTCAACTCTTACCTTTTTGAATATTCCTGAACTGAGTTATTCTGGCAATCTCACCTTTCTCGGGCTTGGTTTGGGTTTTGTTTTGGGAAGAATCATCGTAGCCGAACTTTTTATTCCAATGTATTACAAATCGGGATTTATTTCCGTGTACGAATGGGTAGGAATCCGTTACGGAAAAATTTCCCAAAAAACGGTTACCTTTCTTTTTAAACTCACTCGAATCTTAGGAGACGGAGTGAGAATGTACGCCTCCGCGATTCCGGTTGCGATCCTATTGGAAGGGTTCTTAAAACAATATAGTGCAATGGAGATAGTAACTCGTAACGCAGAAATTCTGAGTCTTCTTTTAATTTCGGGAATTACGGTTCTTTATACGGTTCAAGGTGGATTTCGTTCCGTCGTTTGGGTGGATTCGATTCAATTTTTGATCTACGTTGCGGGAGGAATCTTTACATTTTTCTACTTAGGAAACTTGCTTTTAGAAAGAGGTTTAAACGTTTCTGACCTCATTCAGAATGCATTTCAGACAAATAAGTTCAAAATTTTCGAATGGAATGATTTTTCTTCCGCGTATTTTGCACCAACTGCGATTTTAGGAGGAATTCTTTTGACTTTAGGAACCCATGGAGTGGATCAGATGTTCGTACAAAGAGTTCTTGCTTGCCGATCCGAACCGGATGCAAAGAAGGCGATGATCTCTTCGGGAATTTTTGCTTTCTTTCAATTCGTATTATTTTTAAGTATCGGAATTTTATTATATTTTTATTATGAAGGTTCCGCTATTCCCAAAGATAAGGTTTTTTCCAAATTCATTATGGAGGAAGTACCTTCTCCGATTACTGGATTTTTGTTGGCCGCTATTTTGGCTTCCGCGATGTCTACTTTATCGAGTTCGATCAATTCGCTTTCCTTAACGACCAAAGTAGACTTAGGAATTGATAGATTTGGTTCGGGAACATTGAGTTTATTTTGGGGAACGATTCTCCTTTTGAGTTCCCTCTTTCCGCTCTTTTTAACAACGACAGGAAAAACGGGTTTAGTCGAACTAGGTTTGTCGATCGCTTCCTATACTGTCGGTCCGATCATCGCGATTTTTTTAAGCGGGAAAATTCAAAGTTTTTCTTACATGCAGAATTTAAAAGATAGTTTTGCGTCCCTATCCATAGGATTGACTCCGATTCTGACTTTGATCTTCGGAAAATGGACCGGCTTCGGTTTTACTCTGCTCGTTCCCTTTGGAATCGGAACCTGTTTCTTACTCGGATTCAGTTTATTGCAAATTCAGAATCGTCCAGCTTTTCAAAAATAG
- a CDS encoding alpha/beta fold hydrolase has protein sequence MSAVDLSFRKIDFQSGKFFSPICGPILILHGLFGSSKNWLSVGDFLSRYADVYLMDLRNHGDSPHSSEHSLASMIEDVEVWITKQEIEKPVILGHSMGGLVTMGFALKNPNIPSFLFVEDIVPKDYSFHYESELACLRTDVSGFKSRQEIDVVLTEILPNSFIRNFLEMNLERLENGGYRWKLNVEGIANSPRLLQDFFSKYVESPYLGQTYFITGGVSEYFHKEDIGLTQNFFPNSQFYTIPGGDHYIHFTKMSEFKRILESIFEKLDDSEFAIN, from the coding sequence ATGTCTGCCGTAGATTTAAGTTTTCGTAAGATCGATTTTCAAAGCGGGAAGTTTTTTTCTCCGATTTGTGGCCCGATTTTAATTTTACATGGACTTTTCGGTTCCTCTAAAAATTGGTTAAGCGTAGGCGATTTCCTAAGCCGATATGCAGACGTTTATCTGATGGATCTTCGAAATCATGGAGATTCCCCACATTCAAGCGAACATTCTCTTGCTTCTATGATAGAAGACGTGGAAGTATGGATTACAAAGCAAGAAATCGAAAAACCGGTGATTTTGGGTCATTCCATGGGCGGGCTCGTGACGATGGGTTTCGCATTAAAAAATCCGAATATTCCTTCTTTCTTATTTGTGGAGGATATTGTTCCTAAGGACTATTCGTTTCATTACGAAAGCGAGCTTGCCTGTCTTCGGACTGACGTTTCCGGTTTTAAATCCAGGCAGGAAATTGATGTGGTTTTGACGGAAATTCTTCCCAATTCGTTTATTAGAAACTTTTTAGAGATGAATTTGGAACGACTTGAAAACGGCGGTTATCGATGGAAACTGAATGTAGAGGGGATTGCAAATTCTCCCAGACTGTTGCAAGATTTTTTCAGTAAATATGTAGAAAGTCCGTATCTGGGGCAAACGTATTTTATAACTGGCGGAGTTTCGGAATATTTTCATAAGGAAGATATTGGGCTTACTCAAAACTTTTTTCCGAATTCTCAATTTTACACAATTCCAGGTGGGGATCATTATATTCACTTCACAAAAATGTCTGAGTTTAAAAGAATTTTAGAATCTATTTTTGAAAAGCTGGACGATTCTGAATTTGCAATAAACTGA
- a CDS encoding pyridoxal phosphate-dependent aminotransferase, whose translation MDLSAKRLNVIEPSPTLVITAKANELKKKGEDIVSFGAGEPDFETPSHIRDAAKKAIDKGMTRYTAVSGTVELKEAIVHKFKRDNGLDYEKTQVIAGTGGKQVIYNYFLATLNAGDEVIIPAPYWVSYADIVRLAEGVPVIVTTTPENNFQITPEQLKKVITPKTKCLILNSPSNPTGAGYSKKDLEALGEIVLSAGIQVMSDDIYEKIVYDGFTFSNLAMLSPELKKQTFIVNGVSKTYSMTGWRIGYGAGDLRIVKNMETIQSQSTSNPSSVSQAAAEAAIAGDQVCVEEMRKAFEVRRNLIVSLLNSIPGVKCNRPQGAFYVFPYLTDVYKTPGFEKLKKETSETSLSKIFCSILLEKYKVAGVPGIAFGEDQALRLSYAMGEMDIRRGVERIAEMIRDLNK comes from the coding sequence ATGGATCTCAGCGCAAAAAGGCTGAACGTCATCGAACCTTCTCCCACACTCGTGATTACCGCCAAGGCGAACGAGTTGAAAAAAAAGGGAGAAGATATTGTCAGTTTCGGAGCTGGGGAGCCCGATTTCGAAACTCCGTCCCATATCAGAGATGCCGCAAAGAAAGCGATTGATAAGGGAATGACGCGTTATACGGCTGTTTCTGGAACGGTCGAACTCAAGGAGGCCATCGTTCATAAATTCAAAAGAGATAACGGGCTTGATTACGAAAAAACCCAAGTCATCGCTGGAACGGGTGGAAAGCAAGTTATCTACAATTATTTTCTGGCAACTTTAAACGCAGGTGATGAGGTCATTATTCCCGCACCGTATTGGGTCAGTTATGCGGATATCGTTCGTTTGGCGGAGGGCGTCCCTGTGATCGTTACTACCACTCCGGAAAATAACTTTCAAATCACTCCAGAACAATTGAAGAAGGTGATTACTCCTAAGACAAAATGTTTGATCTTAAATTCCCCTTCCAATCCGACGGGAGCCGGTTATTCTAAAAAGGATTTGGAAGCTTTGGGAGAAATCGTACTTTCTGCTGGAATTCAGGTGATGAGTGACGATATTTATGAAAAGATTGTCTACGACGGATTTACCTTTTCCAATCTTGCAATGCTGTCTCCCGAACTTAAAAAGCAGACTTTTATCGTTAACGGAGTTTCCAAAACTTATTCCATGACTGGTTGGAGGATCGGTTACGGGGCTGGGGATTTAAGAATTGTTAAGAATATGGAAACGATTCAAAGTCAGTCTACTTCTAATCCTTCTTCGGTTTCTCAAGCGGCGGCGGAAGCGGCGATTGCAGGAGATCAGGTTTGTGTGGAAGAGATGAGAAAGGCTTTTGAAGTGAGAAGAAATCTGATCGTTTCCCTTTTAAATTCAATCCCTGGTGTGAAGTGCAATCGTCCACAGGGCGCGTTTTACGTTTTCCCATATCTCACGGATGTGTATAAAACTCCAGGTTTTGAAAAACTAAAAAAAGAAACTTCTGAAACATCTCTAAGCAAAATCTTTTGCAGTATTCTATTAGAAAAATATAAAGTAGCGGGAGTTCCCGGAATCGCTTTCGGAGAAGACCAAGCTCTTCGACTTTCCTATGCGATGGGTGAAATGGATATAAGACGCGGAGTTGAAAGAATCGCGGAAATGATACGGGATCTGAATAAGTAA
- a CDS encoding DNA repair helicase XPB, producing MSKPLIVQSDRTMLLEVDNPEFEACQSIVSKFAELEKSPEYLHTYRISPLSLWNAASIKMTADEIVECLEKFSRYSVPKNIVNEIREQISRYGKVKLVKEESGELAILSNEKGFLQEIGNHRAVQPFIETVFPDKIYIKKEYRGHIKQALIKIGFPVEDLAGYDEGNKYGFNLRPTSTNGKKFGMRDYQRACVEVFHAGGGNEGGSGVVVLPCGAGKTIVGIGVMQIVGAETLILVTNTLSIRQWRNEILDKTDIPPEDIGEYSGEVKEIRPITIATYNILTHRKKKGGDFTHFHLFSANNWGLIVYDEVHLLPAPVFRMTSELQAKRRLGLTATLVREDGLEEDVFSLIGPKKYDVPWKELESKSWIAEAKCKEIRVNMEDDLRLKYSIADDREKFRLASENPEKMKAIDLIMKKHSESHLLVIGQYINQLEEISKKFNIPLITGKTPLPERQTLYDAFRSGKIKSLVVSKVANFSIDLPDANIAIQVSGTFGSRQEEAQRLGRILRPKGHDNTAVFYSLISRDTNEERFGQNRQLFLTEQGYEYEIYTLDQFREAQEELAQLQLNNV from the coding sequence ATGAGTAAACCCTTAATCGTTCAGAGTGATAGAACTATGCTTTTGGAGGTAGATAATCCGGAATTTGAAGCTTGTCAAAGTATAGTTTCCAAATTTGCTGAGTTAGAAAAAAGTCCGGAATACCTTCACACATACAGAATTTCTCCCCTTTCCCTTTGGAATGCGGCGTCGATCAAAATGACTGCTGATGAAATTGTAGAATGTTTGGAAAAGTTTTCCAGATATTCCGTTCCGAAAAACATCGTAAATGAAATCCGCGAACAAATTAGTAGGTACGGTAAGGTAAAACTTGTCAAGGAAGAGTCTGGAGAGCTTGCAATCCTATCGAATGAAAAGGGATTTCTCCAAGAGATCGGAAATCATAGAGCGGTGCAACCCTTTATTGAAACCGTTTTTCCCGATAAAATTTATATCAAAAAAGAGTACCGCGGTCACATCAAACAAGCGTTGATCAAAATCGGTTTTCCCGTGGAAGATCTTGCTGGTTACGACGAGGGAAATAAGTACGGTTTTAACTTGAGACCTACGAGTACCAACGGTAAAAAGTTTGGAATGCGGGATTACCAAAGAGCTTGTGTGGAAGTATTCCATGCGGGAGGTGGTAACGAGGGAGGCTCTGGTGTTGTAGTGCTTCCTTGTGGGGCCGGTAAGACCATCGTGGGAATCGGTGTAATGCAGATCGTTGGAGCCGAAACCTTGATTTTAGTTACAAACACACTTTCGATCCGCCAGTGGAGAAACGAAATTTTGGATAAAACCGATATTCCTCCCGAGGATATCGGGGAATATTCCGGTGAAGTCAAAGAAATCCGTCCAATTACGATTGCGACGTACAACATTCTCACGCATAGGAAAAAGAAGGGCGGGGATTTTACACATTTTCATCTATTCAGCGCGAATAACTGGGGGCTCATCGTTTACGACGAGGTCCATTTGCTTCCCGCTCCCGTGTTCCGAATGACTTCTGAACTTCAGGCAAAAAGAAGACTCGGACTGACTGCGACTCTTGTAAGAGAAGATGGTCTGGAAGAAGACGTATTCTCTCTTATTGGACCGAAAAAATACGACGTTCCTTGGAAAGAACTAGAAAGTAAGTCTTGGATTGCGGAGGCGAAGTGTAAGGAAATCCGAGTGAATATGGAAGATGATCTACGTTTGAAGTATTCCATTGCGGATGACCGCGAAAAGTTCAGACTCGCTTCCGAAAATCCGGAAAAGATGAAAGCAATTGATCTCATCATGAAAAAACATTCCGAGTCTCATTTGCTTGTGATCGGACAATATATCAATCAGTTAGAAGAAATATCAAAGAAATTTAATATTCCTTTGATTACGGGTAAAACTCCACTTCCGGAGAGACAGACTCTCTATGACGCATTCCGTTCGGGAAAAATTAAGTCCCTCGTAGTCAGTAAGGTGGCAAACTTTTCGATCGATCTTCCGGATGCGAATATTGCGATTCAGGTTTCGGGCACCTTCGGTTCTAGGCAGGAAGAGGCGCAGAGATTGGGTCGAATTCTGAGACCCAAGGGACACGATAACACGGCCGTATTTTATTCTCTTATTTCAAGGGATACGAATGAGGAACGTTTTGGGCAGAATCGCCAGTTGTTTCTCACTGAACAGGGATATGAATACGAAATTTATACTTTGGATCAATTTAGAGAAGCTCAGGAAGAATTGGCTCAGTTGCAACTGAATAATGTCTGA
- a CDS encoding aldose 1-epimerase, translating to MPEIFSNCSRLKFTDNGEQILSWSWRHPLSGEWLEIISGYDEKEPFFSSGSYLMYPWVNRHADDRIRLGEEWISLSSIGTKDKNGYPSHGLVYSWKRRIVRKTNNSIEFELYPEEVLSDSSLGKVIVREIYSLWRILDEEVLTLKTSFLNLNSYPFRFCYGYHPYFRMKSDQCLLRSNLRKQIPLREDLTPAYPIYGTKTDRFTLESIPVLDSLFFGKDAWVLLQVPDDSYQVRIQSNVSMRNDIRLSYFQIYTNFTGDRIAIEPMSAPGNAFLNDFSLTTIFPGEEKSGSFQILLSML from the coding sequence GTGCCGGAAATTTTTAGTAATTGTTCCCGATTAAAATTTACGGATAACGGGGAACAGATCCTTTCCTGGAGCTGGAGACATCCCTTAAGTGGCGAATGGCTTGAGATTATTTCCGGGTATGATGAAAAAGAACCGTTCTTTTCTTCCGGTTCATATTTGATGTATCCTTGGGTTAATCGTCATGCCGATGATAGGATTCGTTTGGGAGAAGAGTGGATTTCACTTTCTTCTATCGGAACTAAAGATAAGAACGGATATCCTTCTCATGGGCTTGTCTATTCTTGGAAACGCAGGATCGTTCGAAAGACGAATAATTCGATTGAGTTCGAACTTTATCCGGAAGAAGTTTTATCGGATTCTTCTTTGGGAAAGGTAATCGTTCGGGAAATATATTCACTATGGAGAATTTTGGACGAAGAAGTTCTTACTCTCAAAACTTCCTTTTTAAACCTCAATTCTTATCCGTTTCGATTTTGTTATGGTTATCATCCTTATTTTAGAATGAAATCCGATCAATGTCTCCTCCGGTCTAATCTTAGGAAACAGATTCCTTTACGAGAGGATCTAACTCCGGCTTATCCCATTTATGGAACGAAAACGGATCGATTTACTTTGGAGAGTATCCCCGTGTTAGATTCTTTATTTTTTGGAAAAGATGCGTGGGTGTTATTACAAGTTCCGGATGATTCCTATCAAGTTCGAATTCAATCGAACGTTTCGATGAGGAACGATATACGGCTTTCGTATTTTCAAATTTATACGAACTTTACAGGAGATCGAATTGCGATCGAACCGATGAGTGCTCCGGGGAATGCGTTTTTAAACGATTTTTCTTTGACGACTATTTTTCCGGGAGAAGAAAAGAGCGGAAGTTTTCAAATTCTGCTTTCCATGTTGTGA
- the sppA gene encoding signal peptide peptidase SppA — protein MKHLILTWTHLLFLSLFLSNCYIPVNANLGTPSKTAELREKLLSGKNEDKILIIPIDGVISDEGEKTFFGGQEDSILAGIKKQLELAELDPEIKAVILKINSPGGSVTASDILYKEILQFKAKKKIPVVSLFMDTAASGAYYISMATDLIIAHPTSVTGSIGVILSGINVKEGLDKLGIKDQSIRSGGNKTIGSPLEDLSPEQRKLLQSIVDDLFEKFFEVVKNGRPGKNPTELRKIADGRIFTASQALQHGLIDKIGYFDNAVQETMALPSYRKTPGNNSPRIIYYSQNTDKRANFYQVQSPELKQDSTISKILGTRRQVRFLYIWSY, from the coding sequence TTGAAACACTTGATTCTAACTTGGACCCATCTTCTTTTTTTAAGTCTTTTTCTTTCCAATTGTTATATTCCGGTAAATGCAAATCTAGGCACCCCCTCGAAAACCGCAGAATTGAGGGAAAAACTCCTTTCCGGTAAAAACGAAGACAAAATTCTCATCATTCCCATAGACGGAGTAATCAGCGACGAAGGAGAAAAAACCTTTTTCGGGGGCCAAGAAGATTCAATCTTAGCCGGAATTAAAAAACAACTCGAACTCGCCGAACTGGATCCAGAAATCAAGGCCGTGATCTTGAAGATCAATTCACCAGGAGGTTCTGTAACCGCAAGCGACATCCTTTACAAAGAGATTCTTCAATTTAAAGCTAAAAAGAAAATTCCTGTGGTCTCCTTGTTTATGGATACTGCGGCGAGCGGCGCGTACTATATTTCGATGGCGACCGATCTCATAATCGCACATCCTACTTCCGTAACCGGTTCAATCGGAGTGATTCTTTCCGGAATCAATGTAAAAGAGGGTTTGGACAAACTTGGAATTAAGGACCAGTCGATCCGTTCTGGAGGGAATAAAACCATCGGCTCTCCCTTGGAAGATCTATCTCCCGAGCAAAGAAAACTGCTTCAATCTATTGTGGACGATCTCTTCGAAAAATTTTTCGAAGTCGTAAAGAACGGAAGACCCGGAAAAAATCCCACCGAACTTCGTAAGATTGCCGACGGAAGAATTTTCACCGCATCCCAAGCGCTTCAACACGGGTTAATTGATAAGATTGGTTATTTTGACAACGCGGTTCAAGAGACGATGGCCCTCCCGAGTTACAGAAAAACTCCGGGAAACAATAGTCCGAGAATCATTTACTATTCCCAGAATACGGATAAAAGGGCCAACTTTTATCAGGTTCAATCTCCCGAGTTAAAACAGGATTCTACAATCTCGAAAATTCTCGGAACAAGAAGACAGGTTCGTTTTCTATATATCTGGTCTTACTAA
- a CDS encoding MBOAT family O-acyltransferase gives MLFNSLPFLFLFLITYLIYWNVDGPAKKRVLLVSSIIFYGYSHIAFLIHFLLIIGMNYYFSLKLWKNREKGKPTGKLLKWVVLINVVNLAFFKYYYFLMDFMSSITGMELWQKLGTSVEILLPLAISFYTFQLIALQVDIHRGIIPQKISANDYFLFILFFPQLIAGPIMRSTDFLPKLDHPEIDKHRVTQGIFLLIFGLFKKSVLADSIAGIISPLYLEPGEYHAASIYISILSFACQVYCDFSGYTDIARGSAFLLGYEIPENFRGPFLSLSFREFWGRWHVTLSTWLRDYIYIPLGGSKKGEFRSQWNMFLTMCLGGLWHGANIAFVLWGAYLGLILAVERILEPKQAERIDSGSSKIVRLLRTAVTLNLFAFSGIFFRAGSVGKNSVPFLLDLIGGFKNFFSGKTLPRWEELLLFIFLTIGLNSLQYFPQLMEKIEKRSKILIPAFSILLLLLLGVFGDGGGEFIYFQF, from the coding sequence ATGTTATTCAATTCTTTACCCTTTCTTTTCTTATTTCTAATCACGTATTTGATCTACTGGAACGTAGACGGACCCGCGAAAAAAAGAGTACTTCTCGTTTCGTCGATCATATTTTACGGATATTCCCATATTGCGTTTTTGATTCATTTTCTTCTAATAATCGGAATGAATTATTATTTCTCGCTCAAACTCTGGAAAAACAGGGAAAAAGGAAAACCGACAGGAAAACTTCTGAAGTGGGTAGTCCTTATAAACGTAGTCAACCTCGCTTTCTTCAAATATTATTACTTTTTAATGGATTTCATGAGTTCCATTACGGGAATGGAACTTTGGCAAAAACTCGGAACCTCAGTCGAAATTCTTCTTCCTCTAGCAATCAGTTTTTATACGTTTCAGTTGATCGCTCTCCAAGTAGACATTCACAGAGGAATCATTCCGCAAAAAATCAGCGCAAACGATTATTTTTTATTCATCCTATTCTTTCCCCAATTGATCGCTGGTCCAATCATGAGATCGACTGACTTCTTACCAAAACTCGATCATCCCGAGATCGACAAACATAGGGTGACACAAGGAATTTTTTTATTGATCTTCGGTCTGTTTAAAAAATCGGTTCTCGCCGATTCCATAGCCGGGATCATTTCTCCTCTTTATCTAGAACCCGGGGAATACCATGCGGCTTCCATTTATATTTCGATCCTCAGTTTTGCTTGTCAGGTTTACTGCGATTTTTCCGGTTATACCGACATAGCCCGAGGCTCCGCATTCCTACTTGGATATGAAATTCCGGAAAACTTCCGCGGTCCTTTTTTATCTCTCTCTTTCCGCGAATTTTGGGGGAGATGGCACGTGACACTTTCTACTTGGTTACGGGATTACATCTACATTCCTCTCGGCGGAAGTAAAAAGGGAGAATTTAGATCCCAGTGGAATATGTTTCTTACGATGTGCCTGGGAGGGCTTTGGCATGGAGCCAATATCGCATTTGTTCTTTGGGGAGCGTATTTGGGTTTGATCCTTGCGGTGGAAAGAATCTTAGAGCCAAAACAAGCTGAGAGAATTGACTCAGGTTCTTCTAAAATAGTACGACTATTGAGAACCGCAGTAACTTTGAACTTATTTGCGTTTTCAGGTATTTTCTTCCGAGCAGGCTCTGTAGGAAAGAACTCGGTTCCGTTTTTGCTGGATCTGATCGGTGGTTTTAAGAACTTTTTTTCCGGAAAAACTCTCCCTCGTTGGGAAGAACTACTTCTGTTTATATTTTTGACCATCGGCTTAAATTCGCTTCAGTATTTTCCACAACTAATGGAAAAGATTGAAAAACGTTCCAAGATCTTAATTCCTGCTTTTAGTATCCTATTACTTTTGCTTCTGGGAGTTTTCGGAGACGGCGGTGGGGAATTTATTTACTTTCAGTTTTAA
- a CDS encoding PP2C family protein-serine/threonine phosphatase: MNLTDHIKSYFQRIGWLLLSINLICLTIAIGVLQTQPFSPKARIVLYLIIIIFLYLVNYVSFILFSTKKILPRNEIQEKTTKRYRKGDYRMQNYLFPIPIDDENYEIYGRTLTYNPIGGDFYNFLTDPQGNYWIGIGDSVGHGYQAGIFSMMIFQKMALLVKYDLNPYKVIEDINEDLLKRTEQNPTINSNLYATFLLIKADKQGNIEHSGLHPSFVIYKKRTGENRIVETDGKFISTTMNACLKNVQSKNRFHMESGDIVFCFTDGLYEQKNNGNLYFGESLFRFLEGVPKNHLGKIADDLFTEILKHTNGRIQDDMTIVMIRKK, from the coding sequence ATGAATTTAACGGATCATATAAAAAGCTACTTTCAAAGAATCGGCTGGCTTTTACTTAGTATAAATCTAATTTGTTTAACAATCGCCATCGGCGTTCTGCAAACTCAACCATTTTCCCCAAAAGCAAGAATCGTCCTTTACTTGATCATTATCATTTTTCTTTATTTAGTAAATTATGTTTCTTTTATATTATTTTCAACTAAAAAAATACTTCCAAGAAACGAAATCCAAGAAAAAACAACAAAACGTTACCGTAAAGGCGACTATAGAATGCAGAATTATCTGTTTCCGATACCAATAGACGATGAAAACTACGAAATATACGGAAGAACTCTCACTTACAATCCGATCGGAGGCGATTTTTATAATTTTTTAACTGATCCACAAGGAAACTATTGGATCGGAATCGGAGATTCAGTCGGACACGGCTATCAAGCAGGGATTTTCAGTATGATGATTTTCCAAAAGATGGCCTTATTAGTAAAATACGACTTAAATCCTTACAAAGTGATAGAAGATATCAACGAAGATCTTCTCAAAAGGACAGAACAAAATCCAACGATCAATTCTAATTTATATGCGACTTTTCTTTTGATCAAAGCCGATAAACAGGGAAACATAGAACATTCGGGTCTTCATCCAAGTTTTGTGATTTATAAAAAAAGAACCGGAGAAAACCGAATTGTGGAAACCGATGGGAAATTCATATCCACCACCATGAACGCATGTTTGAAAAACGTACAAAGCAAAAATCGTTTTCATATGGAATCCGGAGACATCGTATTTTGCTTTACAGACGGGCTCTACGAACAGAAAAATAACGGAAACCTGTATTTTGGAGAAAGTTTGTTTCGTTTTTTGGAAGGGGTTCCCAAAAATCATCTCGGAAAAATCGCCGATGATCTTTTTACCGAAATTTTAAAACATACGAACGGAAGAATTCAAGACGACATGACCATAGTTATGATTCGCAAGAAGTGA